One region of Strongyloides ratti genome assembly S_ratti_ED321, chromosome : X genomic DNA includes:
- a CDS encoding Chitin synthase family-containing protein gives MAAYNRGESGYVDIDRRGENVSEHVYGVPQIHPTDYNNGDQYFNKYQFRKSSYEGHLAGEENISIASENKAWDIFRLLPPPADKKGKGFWHEMSLQGLKIATFFILFFLTLGSAVVAKSSFLLMTSAIGFAGKNMSICSDIIPEGSQTSVFISPKHVSKWIWAVLLSLCAPELLCFIRSFHRTLFRNVKRPTMLQFFVVLFIESIHAVGMGILVFYIFPEFPVEIGVMLSNALCLVPSILAVLSRKAYKLTMVLVIIDGCAIAIQSSGFWAWPVLVPEVGSKALLISVTLTMISLGWWQNFVHVNSMLPPMRSLAQFASKLTEKKSKTYVFVSLWKCGIYTLCMFMFLQSKMETKDIMQKDPFGEKIITITAYNMNETQIQKFHHRMENLIRDMDNFDAFSTNSDNNNNNNNIEDENDEIDNFDQEEVTTIKVTTTSKKDEEKKNNINIISDDGDDDLKESIKRFKRRVHINDKLKPEPEEEEEFTPYLIYDNFVQLNLYTSQYDALWVALIQISSVVIFYHSSKFACKVMMQRMGFALPTALSVPATVLLLSTTCKKRYENSCHMSNIIAKELFWKCQDEPVSAFDIDFWLQPQTWIWLCWLGSQIWVTIHLWNPKHERLAKTEKLFINSHLSAAFFDQTLALNRRSDDKAKIRTEDLELDGEDNNQTYETITGFGPPKPPPSVYSTSSSKLESGLIRETASAADAITKIYACATMWHESPLEMTCMLKSIFRLDEDQSARRNAQKYLKVIDPDYYEFEAHIFFDNAFDENDYGEPVLNKYVNQLIEKMDEAASAVHQTQMRLRVPKKTSTPYGGRITYTLPGKNRLLVHLKDKNKIRHRKRWSQVMYLYYLLGYRLMMKVEDQARKEVISENTFILTLDGDVDFTPQCVHLLVDLMRKNRRLGAACGRIHPRGSGLMIWYQKFEYAVGHWLQKATEHMIGCVLCSPGCFSLFRSYALMDDNVTRKYALKSENPLDYIQYDQGEDRWLCTLLLQRGYRVEYCAASDALTFAPEGFAEFFNQRRRWIPSTIANSFDLVKDYKNVVSVNESISIWYIIYQCIMLVSSILGPGSIFLMVVGAISISFNIDMTLALIVVAIPVGLFSIACLTLPQEKQLLLAEIIGCLFAMLMTAVIVGTSLQIQKDGIMSPHSIFLFFVIGSIATAAILHPLEFDCVIPGVLYFLSIPCMYLLLPIYSICNVNCVTWGTREDPVNKEKEEKESGLKGACTNICQMMCCYDPNKSENNPHLWKINETLQEITRKLDDIEKKSVGNNNNFSSRKDISKYNDNEEDEPAEEEDDKDLQRQSQAAMRNKKWKQTNDDTWLTAQSLRRAERESLETEEESFWHDVINKYLYPLAVDPKEQERVNKGLIDLRNRSVSGFFMLNVVFIIIVLVLQLQKDCLHIEWPFGPKYNHTITPCNTDTRKEIWVVTRLQLEPIGLVFLVFFMSILVIQFFAMLMHRFGTLAHIIASTELFCFRKPLDKLSEEDLVVQNAVEIARELQAIRGVDEVEQQPISEEKGISRRRVVQNLESSRKSVMKRKTETLDAAFKKRFFALSSDAAHDEPLGFSGREKRLTMRKGTIRALEQRRDSLFGTLDKRQERNLVSHLQDNEHGNNRGPAQRRLERLDRIFPQQDSSNNSQYHNERSANSTPSSYLQ, from the exons atattattttttttaacacttGGAAGTGCTGTTGTAGCAAAAAGTAGTTTTCTTCTTATGACATCTGCTATAGGATTTGCTGGTAAAAATATGAGTATATGTAGTGATATTATACCAG aagGATCGCAAACATCAGTTTTTATTTCACCTAAACATGTTTCAAAATGGATATGGGCTGTATTATTATCACTCTGTGCTCCTGAATTATTGTGTTTTATACGATCATTTCATAGAACATTATTTAGAAATGTTAAAAGACCAACAATGCTTCAATTTTTTGTAGTACTTTTTATTGAATCTATTCATGCTGTTGGTATGGGAATATTggtcttttatatttttcctGAATTTCCTGTTGAGATTGGTGTTATGCTTTCAAATGCCTTATGTCTTGTACCATCAATTTTAGCAGTTTTATCAAGAAAAGcatataaattaacaatGGTACTTGTTATAATTGATGGTTGTGCTATTGCAATACAAAGTTCTGGATTTTGGGCATGGCCAGTTTTAGTTCCTGAAGTTGGTAGTAAAGCACTTCTTATATCTGTTACACTTACAATGATATCATTAGGATGGTGGCAAAATTTTGTTCATGTAAATTCAATGCTACCTCCAATGAGATCACTAGCACAATTTGCATCAAAATTAActgaaaaaaaatcaaaaactTATGTTTTTGTTTCATTATGGAAATGTggtatatatacattatgTATGTTTATGTTTTTACAATCTAAAATGGAAACAAAAGATATAATGCAAAAAGATCCTTTTggtgaaaaaattattactataaCAGCATATAATATGAATGAAACacaaatacaaaaatttcatCATCGTATGGAAAATTTAATTAGAGATATGGATAATTTTGATGCTTTTTCAACAAATtctgataataataataataataataacattgaAGATGAAAATGATGAAATAGATAATTTTGATCAAGAAGAAGTAACAACAATTAAAGTAACAACAACatcaaaaaaagatgaagaaaaaaagaataatattaatataatttctgATGATGGTGATGATGATTTAAAAGAAagtattaaaagatttaaacGTCGTGTtcatataaatgataaattaaaaccaGAACCAGAAGAAGAAGAGGAATTTACaccatatttaatttatgataattttgttCAATTAAATCTTTATACAAGTCAATATGATGCTTTATGGGTTGCATTAATACAAATATCATCtgttgtaatattttatcatagtTCTAAATTTGCCTGTAAAGTAATGATGCAACGTATGGGATTTGCCTTACCAACAGCATTATCTGTTCCAGCCacagttttattattatctacaacatgtaaaaaaagatatgaaAATTCATGTCATATGTCAAATATTATTgctaaagaattattttggAAATGTCAAGATGAACCAGTCTCTGCATTTGACATTGATTTTTGGCTTCAACCACAAACATGGATATGGCTTTGTTGGTTAGGTTCACAAATATGGGTTACTATACATTTATGGAATCCTAAACATGAAAGACTTGCAAAAacagaaaaattatttatcaattcaCATTTATCAGCTGCCTTTTTTGATCAAACATTAGCATTAAATCGTCGTAGTGATGATAAAGCTAAAATTAGAACAGAG gaTCTTGAATTAGATGGTGAAGATAATAATCAAACATATGAAACAATTACTGGTTTTGGTCCACCTAAACCACCACCTAGTGTATATAGTACATCATCCTCAAAATTAGAATCAGGATTAATAAGAGAGACAGCAAGTGCAGCAGATgctattacaaaaatttatgcTTGTGCTACAATGTGGCATGAAAGTCCATTAGAAATGACATGTATGTTAAAATCAATCTTTCGTTTAGATGAAGATCAAAGTGCTAGAAGAAATgcacaaaaatatttaaaagttattgatCCTGATTATTATGAATTTGAAgcacatatattttttgataatgcATTTGATGAAAATGATTATGGTGAACctgtattaaataaatatgttaatcaattaattgaaaaaatggATGAAGCAGCAAGTGCTGTACATCAAACACAAATGAGATTACGTGTACCAAAAAAAACATCAACACCATATGGTGGAAGAATTACTTATACATTACCTGGAAAAAATAGATTATTAGttcatttaaaagataaaaataaaataagacaTCGTAAACGTTGGAGTCAAGTTATGTAtctttattatcttttaggATATAGATTAATGATGAAAGTTGAAGATCAAGCTAGAAAAGAAGTTATATCagaaaatacatttattttaactttagaTGGTGATGTTGATTTTACTCCACAATGTGTACATCTTCTTGTTGATCTTATGCGTAAAAATAGACGTCTTGGTGCTGCATGTGGTCGTATTCATCCTCGTGGTTCTGGTTTAATGATATGGTATCAAAAGTTTGAATATGCTGTAGGTCATTGGTTACAAAAAGCTACTGAACATATGATTGGTTGTGTATTATGTTCACCAGGATGTTTTTCATTATTTCGTTCATATGCTTTAATGGATGATAATGTAACTAGAAAATATGCTTTAAAATCAGAAAATCCTTTAGATTATATACAATATGATCAAGGTGAAGATCGTTGGTTATgtacattattattacaaagaGGATATCGTGTTGAATATTGTGCTGCATCAGATGCTTTAACATTTGCTCCAGAAGGTTTTGctgaattttttaatcaaagaCGTCGTTGGATTCCATCAACAATTGCTAATAGTTTTGATTTAgtaaaagattataaaaatgttgtttCTGTTAATGAATCAATATCAATATggtatattatttatcaatgtATTATGCTTGTTTCATCAATTCTTGGACCTGgatcaatttttttgatgGTAGTTGGTGCTATatcaatttcatttaatattgataTGACATTAGCATTAATAGTTGTTGCTATACCTGTTGGATTATTTTCAATAGCATGTTTAACATTACCTCaagaaaaacaattattattagcGGAAATTATAGGTTGTCTTTTTGCAATGTTAATGACAGCTGTAATAGTTGGTACATCACTTCAAATACAAAAAGATGGAATTATGTCACCACATtctattttcttattttttgttataggATCAATTGCAACAGCAGCAATTCTTCATCCACTTGAATTTGATTGTGTTATACCAGgtgttttatatttcttatcaattCCATGTATGTATCTTTTATTACCAATATATTCAATATGTAATGTTAATTGTGTTACTTGGGGTACCAGAGAAGATCCtgttaataaagaaaaagaagaaaaagaatCTGGTTTAAAAGGTGCATGTACAAATATTTGTCAAATGATGTGTTGTTATGATCCAAATAAAAGTGAAAATAATCCTCATTTATGgaaaataaatgaaacaCTTCAAGAAATTACTAGAAAATTAGatgatatagaaaaaaaatctgttggaaataataataatttttcaagtagaaaagatatttctaaatataatgataatgaagAAGATGAACCAGCTGAAGAAGAAGATGACAAAGATCTTCAACGTCAATCACAAGCTGCAAtgagaaataaaaaatggaaACAGACAAATGATGATACATGGCTTACAGCACAATCATTAAGAAGAGCAGAAAGAGAATCATTAGAGACAGAAGAAGAATCATTTTGGCATgatgttattaataaatatctttatccATTAGCTGTTGATCCAAAGGAACAAGAACGTGTTAATAAGGGTTTAATTGATTTAAGAAACAGATCAGTTTCAggattttttatgttaaatgtTGTCTTTATCATTATTGTTCTTGTTCTTCAACTTCAAAAGGATTGCCTTCATATTGAATGGCCATTTGGTCCTAAATATAATCATACTATTACTCCATGTAATACAGATACAAGAAAAGAGATATGGGTTGTAACAAGACTTCAATTAGAACCTATAGGACTTGTTTTTCTTGTATTTTTCATGTCAATTTTAGTGATACAATTTTTTGCAATGTTAATGCATCGTTTTGGTACATTAGCACATATTATTGCTTCAACAGAATTATTCTGTTTTAGGAAACCATTAGACAAATTAAGTGAAGAAGATTTAGTTGTTCAAAATGCTGTTGAGATAGCTAGAGAGTTACAAGCAATAAGAGGTGTAGATGAAGTTGAACAACAACCTATTTCAGAAGAAAAAGGTATTAGTCGAAGGAGAGTTGTTCAAAATTTGGAATCATCTCGAAAATCTGTAATGAAACGTAAAACAGAAACACTAGATGCagcatttaaaaaaagattttttgcTTTATCAAGTGATGCAGCACACGATGAACCATTAGGATTTAGTGGAAGAGAGAAACGTTTAACAATGAGAAAAGGAACTATTAGAGCTTTAGAACAGAGAAGAGATTCATTATTTGGAACATTAGATAAACGACAAGAAAGAAATTTAGTATCACATCTTCAAGATAATGAACATGGTAATAATAGAGGTCCTGCACAAAGACGACTGGAACGTCTTGATAGAATATTCCCACAACAAGACTCTTCTAATAACTCGCAATATCACAATGAAAGGTCTGCTAATTCAACACCATCATCATAtcttcaataa